The genomic region CAGCAACAGCATTTAATATTTTCTTAAAATTGAAAAGGGCAACTGAGCATAGTTGCCCTCTTTTTTAATAGACTTTTGCAAAATTAATTCCTACGGTCATTCCGAACCGATCCGCTAACTGGTGGAGGAGAGAGGAATCTGAATTTCTCCTTGAATCAATAGATTAACAAGATTCCTCTCCGCCAACTGGATCTGAATGACATGATTTTCTATTTTGCAGAAATCCAGATGAATATTTATGTTTTTGATCTTATTTTTGAATTAACATCTTCTTTGTCACGGCAAAATTTCCAGCTTTTAATTGATAGAAGTAGATGCCACTCGCCAACCCGTTTGCATCAAACTCCACCGAATGGACTCCGCTACTTTGTTCTTCGCTCATAAGGTTGGCGACTTCTTTGCCAAGCATATCGAAAACCTTAAGCGATACGAAGCTGCTCGACGGAATCGTGTAACGAATGACTGTCGTTGGATTAAATGGATTCGGATAATTCTGTGATAGCTCGAATCCAGTTGGTAACGAGTGCTCGTTTGTGGGAACGTCTGTTGTAGTGATAGGGATATCGGTTACTTTTAGAATATTATCGTCCGCAAACGTGGTGATAAATAGTTCTCCTGAAGAATTAAATACCATTCCGGTGGGCCGATTCAATCCATAGAGCAGCGTATCGATTACGCCATTATGAACTTTTAAGAGGGCACCCAGATTGTTTAGCCATGGCGGGCCAAAATGCGCATGTTGTAATACGACAAGCTGACTATCACGGGGATCGATTGCCACATCAACAATTGCCGTAAAGCCACTTTGATATGATATTATATTGCCTGAAAGATCAACCTGGTAAAGGCGTGCCGCACCAATGGGGATCGGCAGTCCGGTTAAAGTACCCACAATAAATTTATCGCCTGTAAAAACGATGCCAGTGGGAACCGCTTCCGATTGTCCAATGGGACTAAAGTTCGTAAAATTTCTAAGTACACCTGTAATACGATCACGGACAAAAACTTTATTAGCAGCTGCATCCACGATGTACCAATCATCACCTGGACCCAGTTCTATTCGATATGGATTTGAACCAGCGCCAAGGCTACCGATACGGATTCTAGACTGAATCGCTGCTCTGGTCAATGGAGGATCGCCAGGTTTAAAACCTCTGGGATCGACGATCAAAACAGTATTGGACAGAGAATCGTCGCCTGAGCCTTGTAAAATCAGCAATTTCCCATCAATATCAAAGAAAACATCCTCAGCACCGATCGGCTCAAAGCCGGGAGTTCCTGAAGGCAAACCGGTCAAAAAAGGATAAACCTGCCCGTTTGGCGTTACAATGGATATCCGACTGTCATTTTTGCCAGTCCCTTGTTCGGCTACCCATAAGTTTCCTGAAGCATCCAAGGTGATTCCTATCGGATTAACAAGTCCCGTAGCAAATACTTCAACCTTAGGTGTTTGTCCATAAACGGACGATAGCTGAAGTATTGCTAAAATTAAAATGATAGAAATGTGTGTCTTCATATTGCCTCTTTCGTATTTAAAATAGTTAGACTTATTACTTGAACACAGCCATTAAAATTTGCCAATTTTATTAAATTATTTTTATAATTGCTTGAATAAACCTGCTATTGTTTTTAATAAACTGGTTATTTTAGATAGAAAAGAAGCTCAAGCAGCGGGTGAGTAGCTAAGAAGCTATTTAGTGCCTGTCCGGAAATTATCAATTTTTTATTAAAGCAGTCATTCCGAACGAAGTGAGGAATCTGACTTTTCATGAAAATATTGGACTTGCAGATTTCTCCCTGCAGTCGAAATGACACTAAAAAATCAATTCGGACCGACTCTATTTAGCAACACTTCTCAACTTATTGCAGGCGTCACAATAAGACGAGCAGAAGCAGAACTGGAACGTTTCTTTATTTTGGGCAATCTCAGAGGGTTTTATCCCATTCATCTCGACAAATGTTCTGGTGAAATGGGCTGAATCGGCAAAGCCAGCCTCATAAGCAGCTTCGGTAAGGGACTTGCCACCAATGAATGCAATCGTCGCTGTCATAATCCTTTGGTAACGGATGTATTGTCTCAAAGGCAAGCCCAATTGTTCCTTAAAAAGATGCAAAAATCGATCTTCAGAAAGATACACGCTTTGGGCAAGGTTATGGGCAGAGATTGGCGTTGAAAGATTTCGCTGAATCCAGTTGATCACCGATTGAATGCGTTCGTCAATTGGTCCTCGATATCCTTTTACGCCAGTGAGATCATCAATCATTTCTTCAACGATACGAAACGCTCGAGGACAGGTGTATTGGTGATCATAGCACTGCTGAAATTTATGTTTGTAAATTGTGAAGTCTAAATGGTCGAGATATTGAACGGTTGATCCTCTTAAGATATATTTCTGCAAATTCTTCCCACGAGTTCTTTCAGGAACAATAGATAAAGAAACCAGCAGACTCTGCAAATTTTTCAACTGATGGGGAATATGCGTATCGATAAGCACAGCTTTTGTTTCTCGCCAGTCGGCATTATCAATTTTAATAGAAAAGTTTTGATCCAGAGATAGTATGATTTGAATGGCGCCGTGGCGGTGCAATTTATTTTCAATGAGTGGTCCAATGATGAGCATTCTGCCAAGGCAGAAGAAATAAAGTGAGGTTTGAGATTTCATTTTAAAAATCCTATGCTATGACTGCCATCTTGTGACTTTTAAACCAGATTCAACTGTCAAAATTTTGAGCCAAAATAAATATGGGCTTGGTTCCCCTGTTTTGAGAAACAAAGCTGTATTGCTGAATATTTAGGCGACTTGCTAGACGTGCTATTTATCCATAACCCTTGCTTTCAGTTCCTCGGCAATTGCCGCTGCCCAGTTCGAGATCGCCTCCCAATCCCGAAAATCCCCAATCGGCGCTTTCACTTTTTTGATCATCCATTTGTCGAGCCAGCTCAATTTGTCGATATCCGTAGCGCCATGAAAAATGGCGATATCTTTGGGATGAATGCGGTCAGCTATCGGCTGCAGTGATGTGGGGAAGCGCCAGCCCTTCATCAATTCTTCGATATTGCCCTTGTCGGTAGGTCCACTGGAAAATAGCCATACCAGCTTGTTTGCCAAAACTTTTTCATTCGACTTTAAAAATTTCGCCGCTGCTTTGCGCCAGCGGCCGATGTAAACCGCACTGCCCAGGATCACTGCCCTGTAGGCATCGAGATTTTTGACACGATCCGCAGGCAAAACATCCGTGGCAAAGCCCGCCCGACCAAGCACCTGGCCGATTTTTTCGGCAATGCCTGCCGTCGCCCCATATTTGGTGGCGTAGGCTACTAATACTTTATCATTCATTTTACCTCCACAACCGTAATTGTTTACCCATCCTGATCGATTACGATCACGGGCAATTTAGCAGATCATCCCATCAATATCAAGCTTTATTTTGGGCTATTTTGATTGCAGGGTGAGACCAATGCCTAACAAAAAAAATATCTCGCAGCAAAAGGATGTTGGTTTGGCATGCAAATGTCGACGCAGGATCATTAGCTTAATTTATGCCATAATAGGCATTAGCTCGGGAATGAACAGATGTTCTTTTTGCGGCAATCCTGCAATTGCCTGGGTTTCGGTTAAGATTTCATTCGGCCTAACGGTCACAAAATTGATCCTGAGCTGGCCATTGCCGTTCTTTTCAATGGCGCCGCCCGAATTCAAAAACCTCACTCCCTTGTAAAAATATTCATGCGAATCATGCTCATGACCATGGAGCACCAGGTCGACATGATACTTAGCCAGCAGCCTGGCCACTTGATTCCGATTCTTGAGCTTGTTACCATACGTTTCCAGATTTCGCAATAGCGTGTTCTTGAACAAGGAACACCGATAGGATACTTTGCGGAAATGATGGTGGACGATCGCTATTTTGGTCTTGTTCTGAAATTCTCCTTTCTGGAAGATCTGCCGTAGATGGTCCAATTGATTTTTATCGACCATCCCCTTGGAAGCAAATAGGTTTTTCCATTTCGAATAGGGATGGATCGAATTGAGGCCGATAAAAACCACATCGCCGACTTTTTTGGCGAACGGATAGGGTTCATGGGAGGCAGGGAAATAGGTATTTTCAAAGGTCTCAAAGAAATAATTCTTGAACTCGATCAGCCGTTTGTGATAATCCACGGCTTCACATTGCTGGGGAAAGGTTAACACGTCCTCGGCAAAATAGACCCCGCCGAAAATATCGTGATTGCCGATCACCAGCGTGGCCCTGGAGGAGTCCAGCAACTGGAACTCCTCCAATACATTGCGAAAGGCGATAAAGTCCTCATGCCTTGCCAGGTGGACGATGTCGCCTGAAAACACGAAGTGATCGGTGTTCTGCTGCAAAGCGTAATCGATCAGCCTTCGAGTTTTCTCGAGATTTTTCGGTCGAGATTTCTGGCAGATGTGCAAATCAGATAAGTGTGCAATTCTCATCGAATTTTTTGCTCCATGTTTGTCCATACACTGTGAGCGTTAGATGTACTCATATTCAGAGCGAATGCACCGCAATTTTTTCATCACTTGCAGTTCGCTTTCGTAGACCCGCTTCACGCCATCTCCCAATGCCTTCTCAATATCCCGAATATTTCGCACCAGGCGATGCATCCCCATGATTTCCACCGAAGCCGCCTGATCCGTTCCCCACATCGCTCGATCCAGCGTAATATGCCGTTCCACGAACGTCGCTCCCAGGGTGACTGCCGCCCAAGTGGTTGCCAGCCCCACTTCATGTCCCGAATAGCCGATGGGGACGCTGGGGTAGCGCTGCTTGAGCGTGGTGATCATGCGCAGATTCAGCTCTTCGTTTTTGCAGGGATAGGCCGAAGTCGAATGGGCCAGCAGCAGATTATTCATCCCAATGGTGCGGATCGCCGTCTCGATCTCTTTCATGGTGGACATGCCAGTCGAAAGCATGACTGGTTTGCCCGTGGCTCGCATCCGTTTCAAAAGTTCGAGATCGGTGAGGCTGGCTGAGGACGCTTTGTGCAGGGGCGGATTGAATTGTTCGATGAAATCGACGGATTCGATATCCCAGCACGAGGCGAACCAGTCGATGCCCCGTTCGTTACAATAGCGGGCGATCTCGGCGTACTCATCGGCGTCGAACTCCATCCGATGCCGATATTCGATATAGGTCATGCGGCCCCAGGGAGTGTCTCGCTCGATGTACCATTGATCCTCGGGCACGCATTTTTCTGGTGTGCGCTTTTGGAATTTCACCGCATCGCAGCCAGCAAATATCGTCCCATCGATCATCTTTTTGGCAATTTCCAGTGAACCGTTGTGGTTGATCCCGATCTCTGCAATGATATATACGGGTTCCCCGTCACCCACCAGACGATCACCGATTTTCACTTTTTTGGAATTGCGCATAAATTCTCCTCATGAGTTGCTTTTTTTCTTTAACATCGTTCCTAAAGCTTCAAGCTTTAGAAACGATTGATTCACCTTGCGAAAGTTCAATACCTCCGAATGGGTTAGTTAGTCTGAATTCTTCGCTTCGATGATGAACTCCGCAAACTCCCGAAAGGCGCCATGACCTCCTTTGGCTTCACAAACGTAATCGGCCACTCTTTCTGCAAATACCATCGCATCCGCAGGACAGGCAGATAGGCCCACCCGCTTCATCACGTCCACGTCATTGGTATCATCGCCAATGTAGGCGATTTCATCCGCTGTCAAATTTTTTCGATCCATGATCTCTTTCAAAACCGCGAATTTGTCTATGGCCCCAGGATGGTATTCGATGATCGACAGCTTTTCCGCCCGCTTCTTCACCGATGCCGAAAATTCACCTGTCACAATCCCGACTTCGACCCCGGCCAGGCTGCGTAATCGAGCTACGCCCATGCCATCTCGCATGTTGAATCGCTTCAGCTCTTCGCCTCGATCCGAGTAATAGACCCCGCCATCGGTGAGCACGCCATCGCTATCGGTGAGCAATAACTTGATCCGCTTGGCCTTTTGTTTGAGCTGATCAAGCGTTGTGTCTTTGGCTACCATGCGGTCCACCCTCCATCCACGACCAGATTGGCGCCCGTCATATACTCCGAGGCATCGCTGGCCAGAAACACGATGGCGCCTTTGTAATCCGTCGGCTTTGCCATGCGCCCCAACGGTGTTTTCTTCGAGTAGTTCGATACAAAGTAATCGTCTTGGCCATTTTCCACCCCACCTGGCGACAGCACATTGACCCTGACACCTGAATTGCCCCAGTAAGCGGCCAAAAATTTGGTGAAGGCAATCACCGCCCCTTTGGTCGTCGGGTATGCGGGGGATTTGAAAAACAATTGCTCGCCCTTCGGATTGCGGTAGATGGATTGATCGGGCGCTACGATCCCATAAGTGGAGGCTAAATTGATAATGCTACCTTTGCCTTGCTTCGCCATCTGGCTGCCAATGATTTGTGAGCAGAGAAAAACGCCCGTCACATTCACCTCCAGCGATTTCTGCCACATATCGAGCGGATAGTTTTCAAATTTGGATTTTTCCGCTGCCAGAGCTGGCGTTTCAAACTTATCGTTGATAGCCGCATTATTCACCAGCACATCCACATGACCGAATTCGGCCATCGCTTGATTCAGCAGCGAATGAATCGAACCTGAATGGGTGACATCCAGAAAAATGCCGAGCGAGCGGGTGGGCAATTGTTCGGCAAATAAGTTGCATTGATCCTCATTGAGGTCCGCAACGATGACATGTGCGCCTGCCTCGGCCAGTGCCTGGCAATGATGCTTACCCAATAATCCCATGGCGCCCGTTACTACAGCGACTTTATTGTCCAATCGAAATAGATCCATTTTTCATTCCTAAATTTCATTTTAAAATTACTACTACTTAGAGTCTGTCCGATACAATGATTTTCTGTCATTTCGACCGAAGGGAGAAATCTCTAAGTCCGATATTTTCGTGAAAATTCAGATTCCTCACTTCGTTCGGAATGACTTCTTTTGAGAAAGATTGATAATTTTCGGACCGACTGTATTTAGTCAGATTAATAAAATAGCTAATTTTGAATCCAATACATCCCCATCTCTCCAATTCAAAGCGGAGATGTCAAAATTTAATCTGACGAAGTAGAATTACAATCAATGCAAAATTTAGCTTGAGCAGATTAACGTTCTGTTACAAACACGTTAAAATTGAGAGTCGATTTGATGACGATCTGATTAACTCAACACTTCTCACCAAGCGTAAGCGAATTGTAATAGCGATGTAATGGAATTGTAAATTGGGCACGATACTTTCGATGAAAAATTGACTTCTACAAAATATCCAATGGCGAGTCATCGCCAGGAGCCACCAGTTAGGAATCGGCCTCAACTCAAGAGAAAATGTCATTCTGATCCGCCAACTAGCGGGGAAGAATCTCTTGATTTAACGAAGGTAGGTGCTCTTATTAAAGGGATTCTTCGTCTCCGTCCGCCAGTAGGCGGGTTGATCCTTAGAATGACAGCGCCTCCCCTGAGTATTCGCTTAAGTTGACGCCTATGGCCAGTTGCCGGAGACGAGGCGATCTTATCAGAATTTGTAAGATTCCTCGCTTCGCTCGGAATGACTGATCGCTGATTTTGCAGAAGCCCTTTGATTAAAAAACGAAAAACCAAATTGGAATAAATATGGCGACACCACTTATAAATTCAGCAACCTATGCTTATCGTATCTCCACATTGCTCAAGAAGTTGATCCCAATTGTTTTTATCGGATTGATGCTCAATGTCTTTTTTAGTTTTGTCTGGCATGATGCCGATTTGCTGGCTGTGACGGTCAATTTTTCGACCCCATATTTTGTCGTGGCAGTGTTGCTGGTCATCCTGCCCTGGTTCGCCAATGCGATGCGTTTGTATATTTGGACTCGATTTTTTGGATTGAAATTGTCGTTTACGGAGACCTTCAGCATTGTGGTCATGGGTGAATTTGGCGCTGCGATCACCCCGTCGGCCGTGGGAAGTGGGCCTGTAAAGATCGGTTTGCTGATTCATAAGAAGCTATCCACTGGTGCTGCCCTGTCCATTGCAACTCTGACGACATTGGAGGACCTGGCATTTTTTGTCCCTGCGATTCCACTGGCTCTAACGCTAGCTGCCGCCTGGGACATGCCATTCATGCGCATTTTCTATGATAATCTTCAGGCGAATTTGAGCGGAGTTGGGATTGGAGTGGTCAGTTTAATTACGATCATTCTTTTGCTGCATAAATTTTGGCCTAAAAATAACAAGGGGAAGGAGGATTCTACCAGCGGATCGCCTTCATTTTGGGAGCGTCGGATCGCTCATGGGAAAAAGATTTTGAACGAATTCATCATTGCCCTTGCGATGATACAGCAGCGGGGGAAGGCACGATTTTTTGCTACGACGCTGTTGAGCGGCATCCAATGGATCTGCCGCTACTCGATTATCACGGCTATAGCTGCCAGCCTGGGCATCCACGCTCATCCGATTTTGTTTTTTGTACTCCAATGGATTATTTTTACGATCACTGTCTTCATTCCTACGCCAGGGGCAATGGGCGGCGCCGAGGCATCGTTCTATCTGATCTTTAGCCCGTTCTTGCCGTCGCAGTCGTTGGGATTGATCACGGCGGGATGGCGATTGTTAAGTTTTTACCTATTTTTAGCGTGCGGGGCTGCTATCTATGGAGCATTACGGTTGGTCCAGGCGGCAAAAAGGAAAAGCATTGCAGCGGCAGAGCTGGTTTTAGCAGAATGATTGGAGAGATGTCCCACCTTATATTTGAAAATGCTCGGATCGACAAAATAACCTATTCAGATGCTGATCACATGCCTCTTCAATGGAATGGGCAAGACGCCAGAAAGTCCCCCGCTGGTTGGCGAAGATACCAAGGGATGTTGATTCCCAATTTTAAAAATAATTGGAAGAAAACCATCTCGGATTGATGCCAAAAGCCAAAAGGCGGAGAGAGAAGACTCTATTGATTCATCAGAATTAAGTGCAAAGGGATTCTTCTTCTCCGCCAACGAACGGATTTATTAGGAATCACATAAAAGATAAAATAATTATTTTGCGATTATTATTGACCCCTCAAATCTTTTGCAATACACTATCATGTAATTGCAACGGCAGCACAAATTGATAATTTATTTCCTCCAAGCTATACCATAAATCCATCGGGTGATAGATCTTCGTCTCAATGAATTCCAGCAGAAATTCTGCATATTGCCACTGCTGCAAATTATCCAGATCGATGGCATACTTTGGGTTAACGATAAAAGGAACGATATGGTCGCCTGTCATGCTATGCTTGTGCATGATCGTTTCGTACCGAATGACCTCGATATGGCCCGTCTGCCAGAACGTGGCAGGTAATTTCTGACGAGGCATATTGTACGGCTCATCAAATTCGGCATTGAGCAATGGTACCAACCGATCCTTCTCGACCCGCCACATTTTATAAGGATTCTGCCCCGAGGGCGTTACACCTCGCACTGAATCGGCCTGTGGATTTTGCAATAACAATTCGATCGCTTCATCCACACTGCCTTTGGGCCGAAACGGCGAAGTGGGGCGAAGCTGCAAGATAATATCAGCTTGATAATCCTCGTTCTCTTCCAACCATTGGATCGCATGTTCGAATACGGGCAAATCCGTGACGTGGTCTTCGGCCAATTCAGCAGGTCGGATGAATGGCACTTCAGCGCCCCACCGCTCGGCAGTCCGAGCAATTTCTTCGTCGTCTGTGGAAACGATCACCCGATCGATGAATTTCGAGTTCAGTCCCGCTGCTATGCTATAGGCGATCAATGGATGGCCGCCGAGCAATTTAATGTTCTTCCGAGGAATGGATTTCGATCCGCCTCGGGCGGGGATAATCGCCAAAATGCGTTGCTGTCGATGTGTCATATTTTTCCTCCAAAATGAATGCCATAATATTGCATGGCTAAACTGAGCTCTCGCTTCTCCGTTGCGGATTTCTTGATGGCCAGCGCCATTTCCAGAGCGGCCATGCCATCTTTTAAATTGCAAACTGGCTGTTGCTGATTTTGAATGCATTCGATAAAATGTTTGAGTTCAGCTTTGAACATGTCATTTCGTTCGAAGCCTGACGGCGGCTCGATCCGATAAGATTGGTGACCATCCCCAGCAAAGAGCGTGGCGGCCGATTCCCGATTATCCCAACAGATCTTACCTCGATGCCCGATAATGGTCAGGGTGTGCTGCGGCGGCCGTTCGTTATAATCAAGATAGATCGAGCCAATGGTGCCCGTAGCGAAACGGACGATGATCGCCGCTGTATCTTCCGTGTCGATCTCGAGATCGGATATTTTATCTATCATCGCCGATAAACTAATAATTTCCCCGATCAGCCAGCGCAAATAGTCAAAGGGATGGCACAGGGTGAGCACCACGCCCCCGCCAAGGTCGGCCCGGGCGCTATAGCTCTGGCGATAATCCTCCCAGGGATGCCACAGCGGGAGATATTCGCCCCAATGGACATGCGCCGACAGAATTTTGCCAATAGCTCCTTGCTTCAGCAGCGTTTTGATTTCCTGCAAAACAGGATGAAAGCGAAACTGAAATGCGGTCTGGAAGATGATCCCTTTTTGCTTCACCAATTTTAGCAGGTCGTTCAATCCGTCCATGGTGTGGGCAATTGGCTTTTCCATCAGAATGTGACAACCAGCTTCGGCAGCGGCCATGGCTTGCTGGAGGTGCAGCGAGGTGGGACTGGCGATGATTACGGCATCGGGACACTTGGCCAATGCGGCTTTGAGGTCGGTTTCGATTTTGAACGGGGGCAAATCTTTCTCATCGGGGCGCCTGTTTTCTCGCCGCAGCACACGAATATTTTCGATGCCAAGCGCTGCGAGATTGCGCAGATGCCGCTTGCCCACCGAACCCAATCCGATCACCAGAAATGATAGATTTTTTCCATTCTTCATTTTGAATAATTCGATCCAATTCTATTCATCGGTCGTATATAAGCCGAGAAATATATTTTAAAAAAATGAGCCACCCATGCACTCCGTACTCTCTACCAATGACTTTTAAAAAGGAAAAAATATGTCATTCCGAGCGAATAGGCTGAGTGAAAACGGCTTAATTCGCAGTCATTCCGAACGGAGCGTAGCGGAGTGAGGAATCTATGAAGACCGATAGCATTGTGAATCCGCCAGATTCCTCGCTTCGCTCGGAATGACATTCAGATTAAGACATTCAATGTTACACAGTCTGAAAGCGAGGAATCTGGTTCATCATTTTATTCCATGAGCAATAAAAATTTTTTACTCCTCTGCCAACTGAGTCGGTTCGGAATGACATTAAGTTTTAATCATACAAGCCTCTGCTATTTTGCAGGGGTCTGATTCCAATAAATTTTTTCATCAAAATGCCAACAATGAGAATCGAAAAGCCAAATGCCAGAAGCGAAGAGCCAATCGTCAGAAGCGAAAAGCCGAATGCCAATCCCCTACAAATATTCCTCACAGATCTTGGCAATATTCTCAGCCGACTTGCCGCCATTCTGCAATGGCGTGATCTTTTTCAAATAATCCTCATCGAGATCGGAATAGATCTTTTTCCCCAGCGCTAAGGCCACCATCACTACCGTGGAATATCTGGTGACCAGCGTGTCGCAATTGGCGATCATGTGATTGGTGTTGCCCTCGGCAAAGATCAAGCTACCAGGCGCCCAGCGCTCAATCTCCCGAATGGCTCGCTCTTTCTGCTCATTTGGGTGCAATTTGAATATCAATTGACGGCCATCAGCTAACCGAACGGCTCGTTGAATGAACGCCTTGCGGTTTTCGTACTTGAAGGTCTCCCGCAAATGGGAAGTAGCCGCCAAAACATAATGCTGATACGGAAAATTGTTGTTCAAATAAGCCTGGCAGTTGTCGAAATTGGGAATACCTGTTACTGCAATCTTCTCTGGCTTGACGCCCTTTTTGATGAAAATTTCTTTATAGCCTTCGGATGCTACACAGAATTTTACATAAGCATCCGATAGCCCTGTCATCGAGGTATTGGCCAGATAGCGGGGCAGACCCAGGCTTTTCACCAGATAATATTTGAAATTTTCAGGATCGGTCATGCCCTCCTGAATCAAAATGATTTTCTTATTTTCGATGTTTTTTGGAATGATGAGGTCAGAGCAGGTGATCACCAGGTCATAATCGTGCTTAACGCCGCCGCAGTCGAACTGCACTCCTTTTTCTTTTAGAAATTTTTCGGTGCTGGTTTTGGGCTGCCCACCCAATGGCGAAAAATCGAGATAGCCTCGTTGAGCCAACAAATTCAAAAAGCCATCCGTGTAGTAAGGGGTGAAATAGCAATTATGTTCCTGCAAGTGCTGCGAAAGCTGGTACATCATGGTCGTTTGGTTCAGCGTGCCGCAGATCAGCAAAATTTTTTTTCGATTCATAGCCTTGATTGATTTAGCATGCTATAATGATTAAGGCCTTGCCTGCATAGGGTTTAATAGTGAGATGGTTTCTGGCTCTTTAGTGATCAGTTTAATTACTTAAGATTACATTTAGATGAACCATTTGTTACATACCGATTAATTTTTGATCTGACACGAATCGAATTGAATCATAAAAATATCTCGAAAAGAGAAATGCTCTGCGGTTATTCGCTTCATCAAAATTAAAAGGACGATGTGATACCAACGGCCACATTCCTGCCAGGTGCATCCCACCAGGTAACGGTCGATAAATGATCCCGGTAGGCTTCATTTAAAAGGTTTCTAATATTCATCGAAAACGATAGATTTGATTTGATATTCAGGAATCGATGAACCGCGAAACCAGCGCTAAAATGGACCAAGTGGTGTCCATCAGTCGGAGTTTCATTTTGTGCCACACGCTGTTGCTTGCTCACTGATTCTGCTAAAAGTTCAACCCAATAATGACCTCGTTGAGGCTCGTACCTAAGTCCCATCTTGTTCTCCATTGGGGGCATTTTAGGCAAAGGTTCGGATCGATTGAGATCATCTCCCCGAACATAAGCGGAACTAATAGAGAGGCTGAAACTGGGGAAAATTTTAATCTTCATTATTAGCTCACCGCCATACAACAGAGCTTTGCCTACGTTATCGTAGATGAAAGTATCTGCCGCTATCGTGACTGGCTTCATAACGATGTAGTTGTCAATCTGATTCCGAAACAAGCTGAACTCGCCCAAAAAGCGCGAATATTGCCATTTGATCCCAGCATCGATATTCAAACTGGTCTCTGAACGAAGCTCAGGATTGCCGGAAAGATAACCAACTTGACCGACTCCTTTGAAAAAGCGCTCCTGGAGAGCTGGAGCTCGGAACGCCCGACCAATGTTTGTATAAAGACGAGTATATTCTGATAATCGAAATAGCAAACCCACATTCCCGCTGAAATCGTAATCTGCTTTATCGCGATCTATTTCAGTCAAAGTCCTCGGAGTGCCATCGGCGTGACTAAACATTCGATCGAACCTTGCGCCAGCCAATATGGTGATTGGATCTAACGGTGTGTATTCGTTCTCAAAAAATATTCCAATGCCATATCGGTAGGACTTGGGACTTGGCGGCGTAAAATCGATAGGAGGATCTTTGACCAAAAGTCCTTGTTGATTATAAATGGCGATGTCAGCACTCCGATGAGTATTATCCCTCTCTCCGAAACCGTCAATCCCAAATGTGAGCATTTGTCGATTGAACAAGGTTAGATTTGCCTGGAGATTTGCTCCCATATTGTCGGCAAGGCGATTGGCTCTTAAAGACTGATCGATGAAGAAAGAGGCTTTTGGCTTCTGCACAATGAGCGCCTCGAAATTTCTTTGTCCAGTCTGAAAATAGACGTTCG from candidate division KSB1 bacterium harbors:
- a CDS encoding Gfo/Idh/MocA family oxidoreductase, with amino-acid sequence MKNGKNLSFLVIGLGSVGKRHLRNLAALGIENIRVLRRENRRPDEKDLPPFKIETDLKAALAKCPDAVIIASPTSLHLQQAMAAAEAGCHILMEKPIAHTMDGLNDLLKLVKQKGIIFQTAFQFRFHPVLQEIKTLLKQGAIGKILSAHVHWGEYLPLWHPWEDYRQSYSARADLGGGVVLTLCHPFDYLRWLIGEIISLSAMIDKISDLEIDTEDTAAIIVRFATGTIGSIYLDYNERPPQHTLTIIGHRGKICWDNRESAATLFAGDGHQSYRIEPPSGFERNDMFKAELKHFIECIQNQQQPVCNLKDGMAALEMALAIKKSATEKRELSLAMQYYGIHFGGKI
- a CDS encoding TonB-dependent receptor codes for the protein MKKIAFLFYSLCIFARVITDAQAQQSQTDSISFYAPWITVTAHRYEKNVFETNMPVGTVRDAQVWQRGVDNIGDLLDFLPGLTYESSGTWSQKIVLRGLRESQLLTLIDGMRVDVFRSYGQHAPLLDVAQIERVEVIRGPASVLYGSDAIAGVVNFITKQPAKSIERHSIKAGARVQYSSVNQQFSQQLILSGNLNKLGYIFGINHRKAEDVQTPMGRLINTGLNGFTVDAKINFSISPSHILRVMGQSNRLRDVGIPIDPFAQQAKFSRYDRDLLALDYEYRAPNRIWTNVKANVYFQTGQRNFEALIVQKPKASFFIDQSLRANRLADNMGANLQANLTLFNRQMLTFGIDGFGERDNTHRSADIAIYNQQGLLVKDPPIDFTPPSPKSYRYGIGIFFENEYTPLDPITILAGARFDRMFSHADGTPRTLTEIDRDKADYDFSGNVGLLFRLSEYTRLYTNIGRAFRAPALQERFFKGVGQVGYLSGNPELRSETSLNIDAGIKWQYSRFLGEFSLFRNQIDNYIVMKPVTIAADTFIYDNVGKALLYGGELIMKIKIFPSFSLSISSAYVRGDDLNRSEPLPKMPPMENKMGLRYEPQRGHYWVELLAESVSKQQRVAQNETPTDGHHLVHFSAGFAVHRFLNIKSNLSFSMNIRNLLNEAYRDHLSTVTWWDAPGRNVAVGITSSF
- a CDS encoding acylneuraminate cytidylyltransferase family protein; this translates as MTHRQQRILAIIPARGGSKSIPRKNIKLLGGHPLIAYSIAAGLNSKFIDRVIVSTDDEEIARTAERWGAEVPFIRPAELAEDHVTDLPVFEHAIQWLEENEDYQADIILQLRPTSPFRPKGSVDEAIELLLQNPQADSVRGVTPSGQNPYKMWRVEKDRLVPLLNAEFDEPYNMPRQKLPATFWQTGHIEVIRYETIMHKHSMTGDHIVPFIVNPKYAIDLDNLQQWQYAEFLLEFIETKIYHPMDLWYSLEEINYQFVLPLQLHDSVLQKI
- a CDS encoding flippase-like domain-containing protein; translated protein: MATPLINSATYAYRISTLLKKLIPIVFIGLMLNVFFSFVWHDADLLAVTVNFSTPYFVVAVLLVILPWFANAMRLYIWTRFFGLKLSFTETFSIVVMGEFGAAITPSAVGSGPVKIGLLIHKKLSTGAALSIATLTTLEDLAFFVPAIPLALTLAAAWDMPFMRIFYDNLQANLSGVGIGVVSLITIILLLHKFWPKNNKGKEDSTSGSPSFWERRIAHGKKILNEFIIALAMIQQRGKARFFATTLLSGIQWICRYSIITAIAASLGIHAHPILFFVLQWIIFTITVFIPTPGAMGGAEASFYLIFSPFLPSQSLGLITAGWRLLSFYLFLACGAAIYGALRLVQAAKRKSIAAAELVLAE